One stretch of Prunus persica cultivar Lovell chromosome G1, Prunus_persica_NCBIv2, whole genome shotgun sequence DNA includes these proteins:
- the LOC109946981 gene encoding uncharacterized protein LOC109946981, protein MLTGLQDGIQKPKAPYPLPRALLTVVEYIEHTCFSHATKHPEWRDAMTEEINVLLKNHTWSLVPSSPSQNLVGCKWVFRIKRHSDDSIKCHKALLVAKGFHQRLGIDYAETFSPVVKPATIRTVLSLAVSRGWSLRQLDVLHKDDTLHINQLKYSHDLLKKANLLNSKPAYTLLAAKVLLSVSDGALISNPTDYRKLVGSL, encoded by the exons ATGCTCACCGGCCTACAGGATGGCATTCAAAAGCCCAAAGCTCCGTATCCCCTTCCCCGTGCCTTATTAACTGTTGTTGAGTATATTGAACATACTTGTTTTTCACATGCCACTAAGCATCCTGAATGGCGTGATGCCATGACTGAAGAGATCAATGTACTTCTCAAAAATCATACATGGTCTTTGGTTCCTTCTTCTCCGTCTCAGAACTTGGTTGGTTGCAAGTGGGTTTTTCGGATTAAGCGTCACTCTGACGACTCCATTAAATGCCACAAAGCTCTTCTAGTTGCCAAGGGTTTTCATCAACGTCTGGGCATAGACTACGCTGAAACCTTCAGTCCTGTTGTCAAGCCTGCCACCATTCGCACTGTTCTTAGTCTTGCAGTTTCTCGTGGTTGGTCTCTTCGTCAACTTGAC GTTCTTCATAAGGATGACACTCTGCACATCAATCAACTCAAATATTCACATGATCTTTTAAAGAAAGCCAATCTTCTCAACTCCAAACCCGCATATACTCTATTGGCTGCCAAGGTTCTCCTCTCTGTCTCTGATGGTGCTCTCATCTCCAACCCAACCGATTATCGCAAGCTTGTTGGCAGTTTATAG